A genome region from Musa acuminata AAA Group cultivar baxijiao chromosome BXJ3-5, Cavendish_Baxijiao_AAA, whole genome shotgun sequence includes the following:
- the LOC135638494 gene encoding protein DMR6-LIKE OXYGENASE 1-like gives MATATTRLLLGDLVSHAKNVPLRYVRPPSARPHLSAVEKSNATIPVVDLQELSGSGRAMVVKAIGSACQSDGFFQVKNHGIPDDVIGAMLRVSKEFFRLPESERLKSYSDDPSRTTRLSTSFNVRTEEVCNWRDFLRFHCYPLKDYVHEWPSNPSVFREVVGDYCKHARQLALRLLEAISESLGLEKDYMEKALAKQAQHMAINYYPPCPQPELTYGLPSHKDPNAITLLLQDGVSGLQVFRNGKWVAVDPIPNALVINIGDQIQVLSNDRYKSVLHRAVVNDSSERISIPTFYCPSPDAVIGPAQALVDEQHPAVYRSFTYGEYYDAFWNRGLQRESCLDMFRATNDPI, from the exons ATGGCGACAGCCACCACAAGGCTCCTCCTCGGCGACCTGGTATCTCACGCTAAGAACGTCCCGCTTAGATACGTCCGGCCACCCTCCGCCCGCCCCCACCTCTCCGCCGTCGAGAAGTCGAATGCCACGATCCCGGTCGTAGACCTGCAGGAGCTCTCCGGGTCCGGTCGTGCCATGGTGGTCAAGGCCATTGGGTCAGCTTGCCAAAGCGATGGATTCTTCCAG GTCAAGAACCACGGCATTCCCGACGACGTGATCGGTGCCATGTTGCGTGTCTCGAAGGAGTTCTTCCGGTTGCCGGAGTCGGAGAGGCTGAAGAGCTACTCCGACGACCCTTCGAGGACGACGAGGCTGTCGACGAGCTTCAACGTGAGGACCGAGGAGGTTTGCAACTGGAGGGACTTTCTGAGGTTCCATTGCTATCCTCTCAAGGACTACGTGCATGAATGGCCCTCCAATCCTTCCGTTTTCCG GGAGGTGGTGGGTGACTACTGCAAGCACGCCAGGCAACTGGCTTTGAGGTTGCTGGAGGCCATCTCGGAGAGCTTGGGACTTGAGAAGGACTACATGGAGAAGGCATTGGCGAAGCAGGCACAACACATGGCCATAAACTACTATCCACCATGCCCACAGCCGGAGCTCACGTACGGGCTGCCGAGCCACAAAGACCCCAATGCCATCACCCTACTCCTCCAGGACGGCGTCTCCGGCTTGCAAGTCTTCAGGAACGGCAAGTGGGTGGCCGTCGACCCCATCCCCAacgccttggtcatcaacatcggCGATCAGATTCAG GTGCTCAGCAATGATCGATACAAAAGCGTGCTCCATCGCGCAGTCGTCAACGACTCCAGCGAGAGGATTTCTATTCCCACCTTCTATTGCCCATCTCCCGATGCAGTAATTGGACCAGCTCAAGCACTGGTTGACGAGCAGCATCCTGCAGTCTACCGAAGCTTCACATATGGGGAGTACTATGACGCGTTCTGGAACCGAGGCCTCCAACGCGAGAGCTGCCTCGACATGTTCAGAGCCACCAACGATCCAATCTAA